Proteins co-encoded in one Nicotiana sylvestris chromosome 7, ASM39365v2, whole genome shotgun sequence genomic window:
- the LOC138873030 gene encoding uncharacterized protein translates to MGHAMAVTTRSGKGGDATTSNQRRIVDEDVVVQEDEIPSNVVQANEEVRIDIDESVEETQEEVNSSREHVIDMPEPVVPKAKAPTARPPLPYPQRLAKQNSENHFKNFIDMMKILSINVPLVEELEQMPGYSKFMKNLVTKKRSMNCETIKMTHQVSAIVYSMAPKLEDPGAFTILCTIGSADFAKALFDLGAMDYEVPIIFGIPFLATGKTLVDVEAGELTFRVGDKRVVFHVCKSMRQPNSNEVFSFVDLVTDVIVDDDSATMNVEDKLEAVLLNLDDDKESDGYMECVNALQGMGSYTYEPRKLSLDLENRKSPPTKPSIKEPPTLELKPLPSHLRYEFLGPPSTLPVILSSY, encoded by the exons atgGGACATGCCATGGCCGTAACGACAAGAAGTGGAAAAGGTGGAGATGCAaccacctcaaatcaaagaaggattgtggatgaagatgttgtaGTTCAAGAGGATGAAATCCCAAGCAATGTGGTGCAAGCTAatgaagaagtgagaattgatatagATGAAAGTGTGGAGGAGACGCAAGAAGAGGTGAactcgtctagggaacacgtgattgacatgccagAACCGGTGGTGCCCAAGGCTAAGGCACCAACGGCAAGGCCTCCTCTtccataccctcaaaggcttgcaaagcaaAACAGTGAGAACCATTTCAAAAATTTTATCGATATGATGAAGATTTTGTCAATTAATGTGCCGTTGGTTGAGGAATTGGAACAAATGCCGGGATATTCAAAATTCATGAAGAATTTGGTAACCAAGAAAAGATCGATGAATTGTGAAACCAtcaagatgactcaccaagtgaGTGCTATTGTGTACTCAATGGCTCCAAAGTTGGAAGATCCGGGCGCTTTCACCATCCTATGCACTATTGGGAGCGCCGATTTTGCCAAAGCATTATTTGATCTCGGGGCAA tggactatgaggtgcctatCATTTTTGGTatacctttccttgctacggggaagacTCTTGTTGATGTGGAAGCCGGTGAACTCACTTTTCGGGTGGGTGACAAAAGGGTGGttttccatgtgtgcaaatcaatgaggcaaccgaATAGTAATGAAGTTTTTTCATTTGTGGATTTGGTGACTGACGTGATAGTTGATGATGATAGTGCAACAATGAATGTTGAGGATAAATTGGAAGCCGTTTTGCTCAACCTAGATGATGATAAAGAGAGTGATGGCTATATGGAATGTGTAAATGCATTGCAAGGCAtggggtcgtacacttatgagccccgaaaactatctttggatcttgaaaatcggaagagtcctccaacaaagccctcaatcaagGAGCCTCCTACCTTAGAGCTAAAGCCATTACCCtcgcacctcaggtatgaattccttggtcctccttctactttaccagttatccTTTCTTCGTACTGA